TATTTGTTTAGCTTTGTAATCTTGTGGTAGAAGCGTTGAAGAGACGACAGTGTAGGGTCTGCTTAATTCTTCACCTTTAAAGAACAATCATTATGAAAATGCGATTTTAATAGTTTCACAATTCAAAAGGTTTATTTGGCTATTCTGAAACTTTTCAATACAATGAAATGAATTGATGCAAACACAATTAGTTAATGGCCTTAAATTTAAACctttgcagagtctttctcaaaaggtagaatgacaacacaacaaacacataAAAGTATACTGGTGTAACAGAAGTAGTCAAATGGGCAGAAGTGAAAACAGAGAGAGGCAGAATGCAGTTAGAATAGGCAAGAAAAAGAAGGGAGAATGAAAGGCCCAGTATTTACTTAAATGAGGATATTCTGTGAAAAAGACTTGTAGTGACTGCTCCTTTTTAACCAATCAACACAGACCAGAGAAaagtgactggtaccctgcaagCTACAGggagtgtatacatgtatatagttttTCGCTGGTTTATAAACATGTGTGTTATGACGGCAGCCATTGTTTTCCTGTCGCAGTTTTACatgtcaaaaaaacaaaccaaaagttAAGCTTCATCGTTCAATTTAATAGCAGTTATTATTCAACAGTTACAAGTTCATAATTTCGTCGTTAATTGTTATCATTACGTCAAGTCAGTGTACgtctgttttgtttgtctgaACACACGGAGAAACCAAAACTTTCCCGAATTATAAACGTGCTTCTGTTCCAGCGCCGAGGGAAAAAATCCGTTCATCAGGTAGTGCAGGTGAGTCATAAACCTATAAAGTAGTCAATCTCTTATAACCATAATTACTACAGACTGaacattattattcattttcttcttggttgtTCAGACCTGAAGGTGCCTTATCCACAGTTCTCTCTACTCGGGAGAACAGTCTCAATGCCTTCTCAAACCATATCATAAATACATGAAATAGCGTGATCGATAGGTATCTGCCAGACGAATGCAGCTTTTGGGTGTTGACTGTGGATCTTAGGTCAGAGAAAGTCTCTTGAGTTATGTTCTTGAGCATTTCTGTGACTGAGAAGCACATGGTTAAGAATCAGTTTCTTTACTTTCTTACCATTATGATTGACTCTGAGATACACATGGTATCCAATAGGGATGATCATGTGACTTCCTTGTGGTAACTGAAGAGCTAACAGTTTGATGTCATGCGTTAATGGTTGACAAGACAACACCTCACATGACCGAAATACTGGATCTatacaaaacagaaataaaaatatcaataattaatcattcaaaaactttattattagtttattatttattcggcattcACACAATACAATAATCAAAATGACACAGGAACATACAACAAAGCCAGCAACACCCATaggaaataaaaaagttaaccTTATAACTGTGGCCTGGGAGCCTTTGTTTCATATGCTACTGCCTTATAAAAAcatagggagaggttgaaagtatactAGTTTATCTACAGCAGAAAAAGGGACTAACTATTATAAACATTGCACAAGGAAACATTGATCAGAACATAAGCATCCGATTGGGACCTACTGCAGTAAGGCCAACAAACAATGGCAAAGTGTAGGCCGTAACAATACAAAAGAAAAGACATGAGAAGTGGCTAAATACATAGAGGGACTGGGACACCCAAAAATGCATTAAATGCACAGGGAGAGAAGTTGCAAATATGTCATTAGATAAACAACAGAAAAAGGGGATTgatttactttgttttttacattttgtttgaagtttttttttttaatcatgtcACAGAGCATCAGAGATAGAAGACAATCAATGTGAATGATACAAACTAATATTATTAGTTCAGTGTGCAACCTATAAGAAATCTTACCTCTATCTGTTTTGTGCACTACTGTGTTATTCCCTTCAAGAGGTGAACCAAACGTTACCCATTTCAAGTCAACATCCTTCTTATTCAGAATAAAGATGACTCGATGCACTGGGCCATTAAGCACCTTGATACCTACAACAAATAGTTAACATTGGACTCAAAGATTAACTCCAAATCAATAACAATGTCTAGGATGATATAGTCTATGACAAGGCTCCTAGCTGGCTCAATGAAGATAACTCAAACTACTGGGCCATTAAGCACCTTGATACCTACAACAAATAGTTAACATTGGACTCAAAGATTGACTTAAAGTCAATAACAATGTCTAGGATGATATAGTCTATGACAAGGCTCCTAGCTGGCTCAACGAAGATAACTCAAACTACTGGGACATTAAGCACCTTGATACCTACAACAAATAGTTCATAATTGGACTCAAAGATTGACTTAAAATCAATAACAGTATAGTCTATGATGATGGATTTTATAACTTTATGCTATTATTTAATTATAACAAATACTTGATAATACAATGCTAAAAATTTGCCTCAAAGATACTGAAGGCGCTTTACTAAGTTTTGATAATTGATGCCAACATTTagtcaaaaaattaaaagtataCAATAATATAACACACTTACTACAAGCATATAAGACTAAGGTTGGACTATGGGTTTTCCAAGCTACAACAACTAATACActctattatataacacccaagcagatccttgccattagattggaggattgtccgtcacgtgttagtaaataaaagtactattgcacgctacgtCACTCACCATGCATTTTTCATTCCATTCACCGTGCATTTTTCATTCCATTCACCGGGCATTTCGTTCCATCCAATTAGTACTGTTTCAAGGTGCGAAAAACATCACTGTGTGCGCTTGTCTTTAGTAATTCAGTAGTACCATGCTCCATGGTAGTACAgttactgcaaggcacataCTACATTACACCACCCGCGTGTTCAAAAATAGCACTACAGAACGCACATAGtcactgttgaatccaacaggccgAATCAAAAGAAACAGGTGTAATGTCACAATCAGAAATTGTAGgcaagatttgtttattttgaaagttgtatcttccaatcaaaacttggatgttatataaaactaacaaaaaatCTGTTTCATCTGGCAATAAAGCGACTATTTTCATTCATTGAAAGATGGAATAATCCATTCAACGAggtagaacattccatctttcaactcatgaacatatttgcactaATGCtctcctaaacattcattattacTTCATTCTACTATTGTTGGTAACATTGGGGTTCCTACGTAAAAATTGCTATAACATGTAAAGGAAAACAATGAATGCCCTTTATTACAGAACCAAATATTTAAACATTATGAGATATCTTCAGTCTATTTATAGTTGTTCATCTTGGGCAGGTGTTTTGATCAGTTACCAGATAAGTGCACATCATTGGtgtttacattattattatcagtagTAGAAGCAGTCGTAGTATAAACTCACATATTTATACAGACATAGCTAGATCTTGCTGCACTTCACGAATGAGTTGAAGTGCCATACGACAGAGTCAAGCCCACTTTGTGTATGAAGGTACACACAAGTGAAGCTTGGGTATGACAAGTTTGAAAAGCAGCATATAGTGTAACCACATATtttaaggaggggggggggcaagcagGCGCAAAGGCCGAATAGGGGGGATTTAATGTATTGAACCATTCATTTAAGCATGTTTAAAATCTCACTTGGCAAGGAGGGGAAAGGTGAGCAACAGGGCAGTAGGTTCTCAACAGGTTCCTACATCCCTATTCTGAGGTTATACCCCTGTACAGGAGTGAAGGTTATAGATTTCAAAATGAACACTCACCATTGTAGGTATCTGTAACATCAGCAAACAAACCTGTAGGAAAATCACATATTATTTGAAAACTCAAATAGATTTGGTAAACTACAACTGTTGAGATTGAAGGTAACAGGATTGACTGCCAGTATCTATCCGTCACTTAAAATGCCAAGACAAGACCAGAAAAACAGATTACAACTTCATGTTTACACCCAACACTGAAATAAGCACAGGGCTGTTGAAGTTTGAACTCATCAAGAATAGGCAAATCAAGAAATTCACAAGaggtataaaataacaagtgttgtctttgcaagaaaacaaaagtctCATTTTCCTCATTTCCCTTTCAACTACAACCAGGCTGGAGGATCAGAATAAACCTTAGTTTAGTACAATTCTTAAGGAACCTAAGGAAACAGTGcacatttgttttattcttaGTGGCaaaccagtactctcacttagATAGATAAATAAACAATTGGTTTATTGAACAACTGTTAGCAGCAGAGGCCAAATTAcaacaaatttgcatttagagagCAGTGATGTTATGCTGCCTAAACTAATTAATGCAAAGacaaattttttaaaaccaCAAATCCTGACTACTTTGCTTCATTGAACACACCCCATATATATATTAAAGTTGAGTAAAGATAGAACTTACCAACATGCAGAGTGTACACATATTCATCAATGTTTAAAGTCACTTGAAGTTCACGTTGCTTCTTGTCAATCACTAAATGGTCTGCTTTCACAAACTACAAcagtaaaaagaaacatttttgcTAATGGATGACAAACCATAGTTAGCAATCATATAAAGTTCTCCGTTGATAACAAGTGGCAGGAACATGTGGTTCTTGAGTAAGTCTTAACAACTAACTCAATAAAAAAGTCACAGATTGTAAACACATAGTAAATATAAAGAGCTAGATGAAATactgaaaatacaaaaaagcaccagactatttctccttccagcctcgatATGGTTACTTTCATTTGAATGAGAGacaatcaagatggccacaccatgataagGTGTATTGAGTGACTTGGTTATGAATGAGAGAcagtcaagatggccacaccatgataagGTGTATTGAGTGACTTGGATATGAATGAGAGacaatcaagatggccacaccatgataagGTGTATTGAGTGACTTGGTTATGAATGAGAGAcagtcaagatggccacaccatgataagGTGTATTGAGTGACTTGGTTATGAATGAGAGAcagtcaagatggccacaccatgataagGTGTATTGAGTGACTTGGTTATGAATGAGAGAcagtcaagatggccacaccatgataagGTGTATTGAGTGACTTGGTTATGAATGAGAGAcagtcaagatggccacaccatgataagGTGTATTGAGTGACTTGGTTATGAATGAGAGAcagtcaagatggccacaccatgataagGTGTATTGAGTGACTTGGTTATGAATGAGAGacaatcaagatggccacaccatgataagGTGTATTGAGTGACTTGGTTATGAATGAGAGAcagtcaagatggccacaccatgataagGTGTATTGAGTGACTTGGTTATGAATGAGAGacaatcaagatggccacaccatgataagGTGTATTGAGTGACTTGGTTATGAATGAGAGAcagtcaagatggccacaccatgataagGTGTATTGAGTGACTTGGTTATGAATGAGAGAcagtcaagatggccacaccatgataagGTGTATTGAGTGACTTGGTTATGAATGAGAGacaatcaagatggccacaccatgataagGTGTATTGAGTGACTTGGTTATGAATGAGAGACAGTCAAGATGGTCACACCATGATAAGGTGTGTTGAGTGACTTGGTAAAGAAGTTACAACATGTAAAATGAGATAATTGTGTAACATTCGTTGAGAAAATAAGATGACTTACTTTACTGGGTCAACTGAATAAAAAATACTCCATACATCAACTTACATTACACTTGGTGTATATTGTGACAGTCATCTGCCCTCCATTCTGGTACCAGTCGtacctgaaacaaaaaatgtatattaAAAGATTCATTAAGGTCCAATGTCCATGTAGTTTAAACATCTATAACTTACGCAACTTTTAACTCAACAACTGGAAACAAGAAATTAAAAAGGTTCAAGAGGATAGAGTTTCACCATCTTGTAAAGGTCTAAAGGAGAGAAGGTTTGATGAGAAAACAACATTAGCATTAGTTTACCAACTATCTTCAGCTTAGAAATAAGCTGATTACTTGTTGTTCAACATAATAAGATCAGTGTCAATTATAAACAGTTAATCTTCCctacaaatataaataatggCAGATTTGCAACAATCTAGTTGCTGAACTGATAAACTGTGATGGTGTAAAGTATAGTTTCACAATTAGACAATCTTGAtaagtgttgtagccacggtgggcggtccTGGGCGGTCCTGCCCagaactcacaatttttgcccagcactctgagaaaaatacattatgctgcccaacacagatttcaaatattgtccactatgcattgatctgagacacagctaatgatgaggagaatcaaatgtcacagagaaagaacacaatcaaaaggccattcaacttattgcatggccccataacatgaacagtttggGAACAtggccccacttcagcaatattggccccataattaaacatgaataattttgttgatccccTTGCCCTTGGGAGACTTCCAACAAAATTGGAcatattgcccaccactaaaattggtctagctacaaccctgatCTTGATACTGAGATCTCAAAACCTACTCAACACTCTTACCTGGCTTTAGGTTTCTCTACGATAGCTGCTCCCGGCTCAGAGTTAGTGGGAGTTTTAAAATCTAAGATCAAGAAAGATGTTGATAACTTACTAAGACATAATACAAACTTGAAACAATCATCCTTTAACTAGggtgtaatttttatttaattgtatcAACAGAGGAAAACTAAAAGTTGATTTAAATTTACCTGAGTTTACTGGTGCTGTATCCTTGAGGTGGtttatttctttcttgttaTCTACAAATCAAAAAGTGATAAGTTCACGTgttttgactttaaaaaaatacaaaatgagaGGTCTTTGGTAAACTTGTTATTCCATTAGACATAAAATCAAATGAAGTGCTAATTGGGTAAGAGGACACCAAGCTATAATGTTGAGCTTGAGTAATAACACAAAGTAACCATCCATTCCCAAAACCAAATACATGTTGTCTGGAGGGTGGACTTCTCGCCATTATTTCCCGTAACAATCTATTTTTAGCTACCAAATCATAAGTTGCTGACGACATAGAGATACAATGCTACATGCTTTTTatccaattaaaaacaaaactaaggtAAAAAGCCAGAAAACTGGATTCCCTTTAAGATCTATGTGTCTACCCCTGTGCATCAGAAATTgtgaattttataaaaaacagtaaaCACACTAAAATGATACCTTTGAGCCTGTCTTTGATTTCAATGGATTTCCGAAGTTGACCAACGTAACATTTCTCCAGCATTGATTCCACGTTGACCCACTGATGAacctgaaaatattaaaaaacaaatatgaatatCCGGGTAATCCATCCACCACTAGGCATCAAGCAGCTTTCATGTCACCAATTGGtggatatatatattttttgtttttataaactttGTATCCTGTGGCCTGAAACATAAGGTctcaaggccacttcaaggtgtgggctacaattaaccttttttttccaggggccattgccacctacagggttgcccccttcacagtccatatggatgtaggcttggtcATCATCCTTcggaagcctggctggtagagcagaaagcactaaaCTTGTTGGCAAATTAATGAAAGGATCGACTATTATCCATGTTATTTCCAACACAGAACTGCCTAGAACCAACTCCTAAATACTGAACTTACATCATCAAATAAACTTGTTCCATCTGCACCAGCTCCTCGCATCATTTCATCTTCACCTCCGGGATGAAAATTCATGTATGGAGTCACATTGTACACCTTGCCTGAATGTGCAAATACAACAGAATAAAATTGGGTTCATTATTAAGATGGTCTCGGCTTCAACACTAACGCCTTAAGCAATTAgcttcatacatgtataaataaagAAGTGGTTAATACAGACTGCCAATTGAaagtggtacatgtatgtttcacaAAGGAATTGTGGAGTTTGTGTACAGTAAACAAGAAAGGTTAAGGGATACAGTTAATTACTCACTTGAATTCTACATCTACTTGCTGATTGAGCCAACTACCTCAAGTACAGTAAACAAGAAAGGTTAAGGGATACAATTCATTACTCACTTGAATTCCACATCTACTTACTGATTGAGCCAACTACCT
Above is a window of Asterias rubens chromosome 11, eAstRub1.3, whole genome shotgun sequence DNA encoding:
- the LOC117296426 gene encoding cytochrome b5 reductase 4-like isoform X1, which translates into the protein MRLSGINMEGLQVPKPQFPSLNSPQRASATNGTKQSRKVALTPGHSLMDWVRLGKKEGRNLNGKGGQIQNVSVEELARHNKVDDAWMSIRGKVYNVTPYMNFHPGGEDEMMRGAGADGTSLFDDVHQWVNVESMLEKCYVGQLRKSIEIKDRLKDNKKEINHLKDTAPVNSDFKTPTNSEPGAAIVEKPKARYDWYQNGGQMTVTIYTKCNFVKADHLVIDKKQRELQVTLNIDEYVYTLHVGLFADVTDTYNGIKVLNGPVHRVIFILNKKDVDLKWVTFGSPLEGNNTVVHKTDRDPVFRSCEVLSCQPLTHDIKLLALQLPQGSHMIIPIGYHVYLRVNHNGEELSRPYTVVSSTLLPQDYKAKQICGRIIYLMIKMYPDGQFTQQLAGYKEGDMIDVSDYEGSFVESRLDQADTLVLVAAGTGFTPMVKLLQWNRIHNKQQTKHIKLIFFNKTERDIPWREDLSDLLKTQPKSFEIINILSEPDERWSGPKGRIRKEIVEEYFPCPSDQPQQRFLMCICGPTQFTQLAFKLSKAYGYTDEMIHVFAA
- the LOC117296426 gene encoding cytochrome b5 reductase 4-like isoform X2 encodes the protein MEGLQVPKPQFPSLNSPQRASATNGTKQSRKVALTPGHSLMDWVRLGKKEGRNLNGKGGQIQNVSVEELARHNKVDDAWMSIRGKVYNVTPYMNFHPGGEDEMMRGAGADGTSLFDDVHQWVNVESMLEKCYVGQLRKSIEIKDRLKDNKKEINHLKDTAPVNSDFKTPTNSEPGAAIVEKPKARYDWYQNGGQMTVTIYTKCNFVKADHLVIDKKQRELQVTLNIDEYVYTLHVGLFADVTDTYNGIKVLNGPVHRVIFILNKKDVDLKWVTFGSPLEGNNTVVHKTDRDPVFRSCEVLSCQPLTHDIKLLALQLPQGSHMIIPIGYHVYLRVNHNGEELSRPYTVVSSTLLPQDYKAKQICGRIIYLMIKMYPDGQFTQQLAGYKEGDMIDVSDYEGSFVESRLDQADTLVLVAAGTGFTPMVKLLQWNRIHNKQQTKHIKLIFFNKTERDIPWREDLSDLLKTQPKSFEIINILSEPDERWSGPKGRIRKEIVEEYFPCPSDQPQQRFLMCICGPTQFTQLAFKLSKAYGYTDEMIHVFAA